From one Streptomyces mobaraensis genomic stretch:
- a CDS encoding ABC transporter permease subunit produces MTTPTTPQHPVPPQGAPQQPGQAPQQPQGPQQPGQAPAQPYWPGQAGPGGPGGYVSPVPVRAAHLGDAVIAEWTKIRSLRSTMWTLGTMLVLVVGLGLTWSLVFSGRDELISAESLTSLGAVGVLLGMIPVLTLGVLTISSEYGTGLVRTTLTACPSRSRVLTAKAIVLGGLAFVTTLIATLLVAMISSALLGDQVTEDPTAGQWFKATVGVSLYVALAGLLALAVGTLLRHSAGAITTMLGLVLFPPLLSIFLQADAVRDIGQALLKYSIPTQLLTLYGGDIESGPSGWDGLWIMLALAAAATAGAHLVLNKRDA; encoded by the coding sequence ATGACCACCCCGACGACCCCTCAGCACCCCGTGCCCCCGCAGGGCGCGCCGCAGCAGCCCGGTCAAGCGCCGCAGCAGCCCCAGGGGCCGCAGCAGCCCGGTCAGGCCCCCGCGCAGCCGTACTGGCCCGGTCAGGCGGGCCCCGGCGGGCCGGGCGGCTACGTCTCGCCGGTCCCGGTGCGCGCGGCGCACCTCGGGGACGCCGTCATCGCCGAGTGGACGAAGATCCGGAGCCTGCGGTCCACGATGTGGACGCTGGGCACGATGCTGGTGCTCGTCGTCGGCCTCGGTCTGACCTGGTCGCTCGTCTTTTCCGGCCGGGACGAGCTCATCAGCGCCGAGAGCCTGACCAGCCTGGGCGCCGTCGGCGTGCTGCTCGGCATGATCCCGGTGCTCACCCTCGGCGTGCTGACCATCTCCTCCGAATACGGCACCGGGCTCGTCCGCACCACCCTCACCGCCTGCCCCAGCCGCTCCCGGGTGCTGACGGCGAAGGCGATCGTGCTCGGCGGCCTGGCCTTCGTGACCACGCTGATCGCGACGCTCCTCGTCGCCATGATCAGCAGCGCCCTGCTGGGCGACCAGGTCACCGAGGACCCGACCGCGGGCCAGTGGTTCAAGGCGACCGTCGGCGTCAGCCTCTATGTGGCGCTGGCGGGGTTGCTGGCCCTGGCCGTCGGCACCCTGCTGCGGCACTCCGCCGGGGCGATCACCACCATGCTGGGCCTGGTGCTGTTCCCGCCGCTGCTGTCGATCTTCCTCCAGGCCGACGCCGTCCGGGACATCGGCCAGGCGCTCCTCAAGTACTCGATCCCCACACAGCTGTTGACTCTGTACGGAGGGGACATCGAATCGGGCCCGTCCGGCTGGGACGGGCTGTGGATCATGCTCGCGCTGGCCGCCGCCGCCACAGCCGGCGCCCACCTGGTGCTGAACAAGCGGGACGCCTGA
- a CDS encoding ABC transporter ATP-binding protein yields the protein MIEAVGLTKRYGAKTAVHNLNFRVRPGAVTGFLGPNGSGKSTTMRMILGLDTPTAGRVTIGGRPYRELPNAARQVGALIDAKAVHGGRSAYNHLLSLAQLAGIPRSRVDEVLGVVGLHGVAKQRSRGFSLGMGQRLGIAAALLGDPQVLLFDEPVNGLDPEGILWVRNLMKRLAAEGRTVFVSSHLMSEMALTADHLIVIGRGQLLADMSVQDFIAANSAGFARVRTPDTEPEGREKLTAALVEAGGQVLPESDGALRVTGLELPRISDVAHDHDVRLWELSPHQASLEEAYMRMTQGAVDYRSTHDALAGFQPQAAPGYAMPGAPGAPVPQGWNGPAGYPVLPGEQPNPYAQQQQPMAAPQAQQAPLPPQHLAAPAAPPQPPAAAPAAAAVPTAPSAPSAPADLTKRDTEDAR from the coding sequence ATGATCGAGGCAGTCGGCCTGACGAAGCGCTACGGCGCCAAGACGGCCGTGCACAACCTGAACTTCCGGGTGAGGCCGGGGGCCGTCACCGGCTTCCTGGGCCCCAACGGTTCCGGCAAGTCCACGACCATGCGCATGATCCTGGGTCTGGACACCCCGACCGCCGGCCGGGTCACCATCGGTGGCCGCCCCTACCGGGAACTGCCCAACGCCGCTCGCCAGGTCGGCGCGCTGATCGACGCCAAGGCCGTGCACGGCGGGCGCAGCGCCTACAACCACCTGCTGTCGCTCGCCCAGCTCGCCGGCATCCCGCGCTCCCGGGTGGACGAGGTGCTGGGCGTGGTGGGCCTGCACGGCGTGGCCAAGCAGCGCTCGCGCGGCTTCTCGCTCGGCATGGGCCAGCGGCTCGGCATCGCGGCGGCGCTCCTCGGTGACCCCCAGGTGCTGCTGTTCGACGAGCCCGTCAACGGCCTCGACCCCGAGGGCATCCTCTGGGTCCGCAACCTGATGAAGCGGCTGGCCGCCGAGGGCCGGACGGTGTTCGTCTCCTCGCACCTGATGAGCGAGATGGCGCTGACGGCGGACCACCTGATCGTCATCGGCCGCGGTCAGCTGCTCGCCGACATGAGCGTCCAAGACTTCATCGCCGCCAACTCGGCCGGCTTCGCCCGCGTCCGCACCCCCGACACCGAGCCGGAGGGCCGCGAGAAGCTCACCGCCGCGCTGGTGGAGGCGGGCGGCCAGGTGCTGCCCGAGTCCGACGGCGCCCTGCGCGTCACCGGCCTGGAACTCCCCCGGATCAGCGACGTCGCCCATGACCACGACGTCCGCCTCTGGGAGCTCTCCCCGCACCAGGCGTCCCTGGAGGAGGCGTACATGCGGATGACGCAGGGCGCCGTCGACTACCGGTCGACCCATGACGCCCTGGCCGGCTTCCAGCCGCAGGCGGCCCCCGGCTACGCGATGCCCGGCGCGCCCGGCGCGCCGGTGCCGCAGGGGTGGAACGGGCCGGCGGGCTACCCGGTGCTGCCGGGCGAGCAGCCCAACCCGTACGCCCAGCAACAGCAGCCCATGGCGGCCCCGCAGGCCCAGCAGGCGCCTCTGCCGCCGCAGCACCTCGCGGCCCCCGCCGCCCCGCCGCAGCCGCCGGCCGCCGCACCCGCGGCCGCCGCGGTCCCCACAGCACCCTCAGCCCCGTCAGCACCCGCCGACCTGACCAAGCGCGACACCGAGGACGCCCGATGA
- a CDS encoding ATP/GTP-binding protein, whose protein sequence is MSPRRNRPRGGAASQAAESAPYEGGGTRYGLEQTESWQGEDWSVRMVGGSSAGKRYRCPGCDQEIPPGVPHLVVWPQYGAGVEDRRHWHKSCWNARDRRSARLQRSRNAPRY, encoded by the coding sequence GTGTCCCCGCGCCGAAACCGCCCCCGAGGCGGCGCCGCCAGCCAAGCCGCCGAGTCCGCCCCGTACGAGGGCGGCGGGACGCGCTACGGCCTGGAGCAGACGGAGAGCTGGCAGGGCGAGGACTGGTCGGTCCGCATGGTCGGCGGGAGTTCGGCGGGCAAGCGCTACCGCTGCCCCGGCTGCGACCAGGAGATCCCGCCCGGGGTGCCGCACCTGGTGGTGTGGCCGCAGTACGGCGCGGGGGTCGAGGACCGCCGGCACTGGCACAAGTCCTGCTGGAACGCGCGGGACCGCCGGAGCGCGCGGCTCCAGCGGTCCCGTAACGCGCCGCGGTACTGA
- a CDS encoding ABC transporter ATP-binding protein → MIELEGLTKRYGDKLAVDHLTCTVRPGIVTGFLGPNGAGKSTTMRMMLDLDNPTSGTVRIDGRHYRELHNPLRTVGALLDAKAIHGGRSAYNHLLCLAQSNGIPPARVREVLDTVGLTSVARKRAKGFSLGMGQRLGIAAALLGDPRILMFDEPVNGLDPEGIHWIRTLMKGLAAQGRTVFVSSHLMSEMALTAEHLIVIGQGRLLADTSMADFIARNSRSYVRMRSPEQERLRDVLSGAGITAAPGPEGGLDVTGEDAAHLGELAARHGITLHELSPQRASLEEAFMRLTAGSVEYHARAGEPDAPPDTGAPGEPPDGRPAWGTDWRGKES, encoded by the coding sequence ATGATCGAGCTGGAGGGTCTGACCAAGCGCTACGGCGACAAGCTCGCCGTCGATCACCTCACCTGCACCGTGCGCCCCGGAATCGTCACCGGCTTCCTCGGCCCCAATGGCGCGGGCAAGTCGACGACGATGCGCATGATGCTCGACCTCGACAACCCCACCAGCGGCACGGTCCGCATCGACGGCCGGCACTACCGCGAACTGCACAATCCCCTGCGGACGGTGGGCGCCCTGCTGGACGCCAAGGCGATCCACGGCGGCCGCAGCGCCTACAACCACCTGCTGTGCCTGGCGCAGAGCAACGGCATCCCGCCCGCGCGGGTGCGCGAGGTGCTGGACACGGTGGGCCTGACCTCGGTGGCGCGGAAGCGGGCCAAGGGGTTCTCGCTCGGCATGGGCCAGCGGCTGGGCATCGCCGCGGCGCTCCTCGGCGACCCGCGCATCCTGATGTTCGACGAACCCGTCAACGGCCTGGACCCCGAGGGCATCCACTGGATCAGGACGCTGATGAAGGGCCTCGCGGCGCAGGGCCGTACGGTCTTCGTCTCCTCGCACCTGATGAGCGAGATGGCCCTCACCGCCGAGCACCTGATCGTCATCGGCCAGGGCCGGCTGCTCGCCGACACCTCGATGGCCGACTTCATCGCGCGGAACTCGCGTTCGTACGTACGGATGCGCTCGCCGGAGCAGGAGCGGCTGCGGGACGTGCTCTCGGGCGCCGGGATCACGGCCGCGCCGGGCCCGGAGGGCGGGCTGGACGTGACCGGGGAGGACGCCGCGCACCTGGGCGAACTGGCGGCGCGGCACGGGATCACGCTGCACGAGCTCAGTCCGCAGCGGGCCTCGCTGGAGGAGGCGTTCATGCGGCTGACGGCCGGGTCCGTGGAGTACCACGCGCGCGCGGGCGAGCCCGACGCGCCGCCGGACACCGGGGCACCCGGCGAGCCACCGGACGGGCGGCCCGCCTGGGGCACGGACTGGCGCGGGAAGGAATCCTGA
- a CDS encoding coiled-coil domain-containing protein, with protein MSDTSSPFGFELVRRGYDRGQVDDRITKLVADRDSALARITSLEKRIEELHLETQNAQAQINDAEPSYAGLGARVEKILRLAEEEAKDLREEARRAAEQHRELAESAAQQVRNDAEAFAADRKAKAEDEGARIVEKAKGDAATLRAEAQKDAQSKREEADALFEETRAKAAQAAADFETNLAKRREQSERDLASRQAKAEKRLAEIEHRAEQLRLEAEKLRTDAERRARQTVETAQRQAEDIVADANAKADRIRSESERELAALTNRRDSINAQLTNVREMLATLTGAAVAAAGVPGDDEPISRGVPAQQSR; from the coding sequence ATGAGCGACACTTCCTCCCCCTTCGGCTTCGAGCTCGTGCGGCGTGGATACGACCGCGGCCAGGTGGACGACCGCATTACCAAGCTCGTCGCCGACCGTGACAGCGCACTGGCCCGGATCACCTCTCTGGAAAAGCGCATCGAGGAGCTGCACCTCGAAACGCAGAACGCTCAGGCCCAGATCAATGACGCGGAACCGTCGTACGCGGGGCTCGGGGCGCGGGTCGAGAAGATCCTCCGGCTGGCCGAGGAAGAGGCCAAGGACCTGCGCGAGGAGGCCCGTCGGGCGGCGGAGCAGCACCGGGAGCTGGCGGAGTCGGCGGCGCAGCAAGTCCGCAACGACGCCGAGGCGTTCGCCGCCGACCGCAAGGCGAAGGCGGAGGACGAGGGCGCCCGGATCGTCGAGAAGGCCAAGGGGGACGCGGCGACGCTGCGGGCCGAGGCGCAGAAGGACGCGCAGTCCAAGCGCGAGGAGGCGGACGCCCTCTTCGAGGAGACGCGCGCCAAGGCGGCCCAGGCGGCGGCCGATTTCGAGACCAACCTGGCCAAGCGCCGCGAGCAGTCCGAGCGCGACCTGGCCTCCCGGCAGGCGAAGGCGGAGAAGCGGCTCGCGGAGATCGAGCACCGCGCGGAGCAGCTGCGGCTGGAGGCCGAGAAGCTGCGGACGGACGCGGAGCGCCGGGCGCGCCAGACGGTGGAGACCGCGCAGCGCCAGGCCGAGGACATCGTGGCCGACGCCAACGCCAAGGCGGACCGGATCCGCAGCGAGTCCGAGCGCGAGCTGGCGGCGCTGACCAACCGCCGCGACAGCATCAACGCCCAGCTCACCAACGTCCGCGAGATGCTGGCCACGCTGACCGGCGCCGCGGTGGCCGCGGCGGGTGTGCCCGGTGACGACGAGCCGATCTCGCGCGGCGTCCCGGCCCAGCAGAGCCGCTGA
- a CDS encoding ABC transporter permease, translating into MAVTAQVLRSEWTKIKSVRSTVWTLGTGVVVTVALGALISALAKNDYENLSPKDRFTFDPTFISFAGMGLGQLALIVFGVLVVANEYSTGMIRTSLAAVPQRGVFLFSKIAIATALALVVGMITSFLTFFVGQAMLGDRGAHLGDPGVLRAVVGGGLYMALITMFSMGVAAMLRSPMLSLGVLMPFFFLISSILANVSATKKVGEYLPDKAGQKVMQVVLVDDDAPYGPWGGFAIMVLWVIAALVGGYVVLKKRDA; encoded by the coding sequence ATGGCGGTGACGGCGCAGGTCCTGCGATCGGAATGGACGAAGATCAAATCCGTGCGCTCCACGGTGTGGACGCTGGGCACCGGAGTAGTGGTCACCGTCGCGCTCGGCGCGCTGATCAGCGCACTCGCGAAGAACGACTACGAAAACCTCTCCCCGAAGGACCGGTTCACGTTCGACCCGACATTCATCAGTTTCGCGGGGATGGGACTCGGTCAGCTCGCATTGATCGTTTTCGGGGTATTGGTGGTCGCCAATGAATACAGCACCGGAATGATCCGCACATCACTGGCGGCGGTTCCGCAACGCGGCGTCTTCCTGTTCAGCAAGATCGCAATTGCGACGGCACTCGCGCTGGTCGTGGGCATGATCACCAGCTTTCTCACCTTTTTCGTCGGACAGGCGATGCTGGGCGACCGCGGCGCGCACCTGGGCGACCCGGGCGTCCTCCGCGCGGTCGTCGGCGGCGGGCTCTACATGGCGCTGATCACGATGTTCTCGATGGGGGTGGCGGCGATGCTGCGCAGCCCCATGCTCTCGCTCGGCGTCCTGATGCCGTTCTTCTTCCTGATCTCCAGCATCCTGGCGAACGTCTCGGCCACGAAGAAGGTCGGCGAGTACCTGCCCGACAAGGCCGGGCAGAAGGTCATGCAGGTCGTGCTCGTGGACGACGACGCCCCGTACGGGCCCTGGGGAGGCTTCGCGATCATGGTGCTGTGGGTGATCGCGGCCCTGGTGGGCGGGTACGTCGTGCTGAAGAAGCGCGACGCGTAG